One genomic window of Medicago truncatula cultivar Jemalong A17 chromosome 1, MtrunA17r5.0-ANR, whole genome shotgun sequence includes the following:
- the LOC25483173 gene encoding uricase-2 isozyme 1, which produces MAKNVEGFEFEQRHGKERVRVARVWKSKDGKQQFVVEWRVSINLLSDCVNSYVRDDNSDIVATDTMKNTVYAKAKECSEILSVEDFAILLAKHFTSFYSQVTTAIVKIVEKPWERVNVDGQPHDHGFKLGSEKHTTEAIVKKSGALQLTSGIEGLSVLKTTKSGFEGFVRDKYTILPDTRERMLATEVTALWRYSYESLYSVPKKPLYFTEKYLDVKRVLLDTFFGSPKEGVYSPSVQATLYQMAKAALNRFPDIASIQLKMPNIHFIPVNLSNKNGQFVKFDDDVYLPTDEPHGSIEASLSCSRSKM; this is translated from the exons ATGGCGAAGAACGTGGAAGGATTCGAATTCGAACAGAGACATggaaaagagagagtaagagtAGCTCGTGTTTGGAAGAGTAAAGATGGTAAACAACAGTTTGTTGTTGAATGGCGCGTTAGTATCAATCTTCTTTCAGATTGTGTTAACTCTTATGTTCGTGATGATAATTCTGATATTGTTGCTACTGATACCATGAAGAACACC GTGTATGCAAAAGCAAAAGAATGTTCGGAAATACTTTCTGTGGAGGACTTTGCCATTTTACTTGCCAAACATTTCACATCATTTTACAGCCAG gtTACCACTGCTATTGTAAAAATTGTGGAGAAACCGTGGGAGCGTGTTAATGTGGACGGTCAACCTCATGACCATG gtTTCAAACTTGGATCCGAGAAGCATACAACAGAGGCAATAGTAAAAAAGTCTGGTGCACTACAATTGACTTCTGGTATTGAAGGATTGTCTGTGTTGAAGACAACCAAG TCTGGTTTTGAAGGTTTTGTAAGGGACAAGTATACCATACTTCCTGATACACGCGAGAGGATGCTGGCAACAGAAGTAACTGCGCTATGGag GTATTCATATGAATCGTTATATAGCGTCCCCAAGAAGCCTCTTTATTTTACAGAAAAGTACCTGGATGTGAAAAGAGTTTTGCTTGACACATTTTTTGGCTCTCCAAAGGAAGGGGTCTATAGCCCATCAGTTCAAGCCACCCTCTACCAGATGGCGAAGGCAGCATTAAACAG ATTTCCTGACATAGCTTCTATTCAACTAAAGATGCCAAATATTCATTTCATACCGGTCAATCTCTCAAACAAGAATGGTCAGTTTGTAAAG TTTGATGACGATGTATATTTACCAACGGACGAGCCACATGGTTCAATTGAAGCTAGCTTGAGCTGCAGTCGGTCAAAGATGTAG
- the LOC25483174 gene encoding uncharacterized protein has translation MSSILPSIPSNPLPNFIVIVTKEEFNLFYSVDRQLFTRLLVALDREISQSINVMAFLMWLERKSKYYNLVAKILQQWSDVMLSNLADEAVVILNCIGSSHYPNTFVGKSKLPLIQHICRFNVTLEFFHEKRLEVITGVTKIINDVCVRAFTDIIEKMNYDRTMKEQDLYLANMYGDVNIANNIQSNLVPFSPNVIPMMEQQIDVPQVNEILANLNLDDIYISDTGIVTSTDNGDDKRKEIKKLVDDRTLFMTFSKGYPISENEIREFFTRKFGNIIDNLIMQEVNPPKQSLYARLVVRPEAMDVIDHFLDYNSRMKFSINGKHVWARKYIRKLPLQDVGTSQYSP, from the exons ATGTCTTCTATTCTACCATCCATTCCCTCAAATCCACTCCCAAATTTCATTGTGATTGTGACCAAAGAAGAATTTAACTTGTTTTACAGTGTTGATCGACAACTCTTCACTCGTTTGCTGGTCGCGCTTGATCGTGAGATCTCTCAGTCAATAAATGTAATGGCCTTCCTCATGTGGCTTGAGAGGAAATCCAAATACTATAATTTAGTAGCAAAGATTCTTCAACAATGGTCGGATGTTATGCTTAGCAACCTTGCTGACGAGGCTGTTGTCATCCTGAATTGCATTGGGAGTTCCCATTACCCTAACACTTTTGTAGGCAAATCGAAGTTGCCATTGATTCAACACATCTGTCGTTTCAATGTGACGCTTGAGTTTTTCCATGAAAAACGCCTCGAAGTGATCACTGGTGTCACCAAGATCATCAATGATGTATGTGTTAGAGCTTTTACagatattattgaaaaaatgaattatgaTAGGACTATGAAAGAGCAAGATTTATATCTTGCAAATATGTATGGGGATGTTAATATTGCTAATAACATTCAATCTAATTTGGTGCCTTTTTCTCCTAATGTTATTCCAATGATGGAACAACAAATAGATGTGCCACAAGTTAATGAAATTTTGGCCAATTTAAATTtagatgatatttatatttctgATACTGGAATTGTTACTTCTACTGATAATGGGGATGATAAGAGGAAGGAGATCAAGAAGCTAGTTGATGATAGGACCCTCTTCATGACATTTTCTAAAGGCTATCCTATTTCTGAGAATGAAATTAGAGAATTCTTCACAAG GAAATTTGGAAATATCATTGACAACCTGATAATGCAAGAAGTGAATCCACCAAAGCAATCATTGTATGCTCGTCTTGTTGTTCGTCCTGAGGCTATGGATGTAATTGATCATTTCCTTGACTACAATTCAAGAATGAAATTCTCCATTAATGGAAAGCATGTTTGGGCTAGAAAATATATTCGCAAGCTACCACTTCAAGATGTTGGGACATCTCAGTATTCTCCATGA
- the LOC25483172 gene encoding probable L-type lectin-domain containing receptor kinase S.5 — protein sequence MFCSKPFNTIMFIFLFLLTMLIKTTATTSTVISPTTFSFMSFSPESCTNGELLCMGSATSENGYVSLTPEPEAQQNNDSGSMVGTSNTDNKVGRVLYPHPVHVWPAIITTTFTVRITPFVKNSTSSGDGIALVFAQDNRPSPNGSYGSYLGMFDRSTQGGVFQQIGVELDTFMNEFDPDGNHIGIVTTSITNPVAFQSLNGTNVDLKSGRDIVVKVDYNGWTKMIFVSIGYSNSQLKSVLNHSIHLPDIIPSSVYVGFTASTGKAFPQSHQILNWLFTSVPLPVLSLKHSKVGKYKIILATVLSVLVFVSLLSVSWEAWNKRKEKGDRKEDIESLSRTAADVPKMFGYKELSKATCKFSKENLVGRGGFGSVYKGFMLENGKTIAVKKISATSKQGEREFLAEICTIGRLRHKNLVQLQGWCNEGKNLLLVYDYMQNGSLDHFIGKDFLDWQTRHKILTGLASALLYLHEECGNPVVHRDVKPNNVMLDSNYNAHLGDFGLARLLKNEDSVTTDLAGTPGYLAPEIGFTGKATPESDVYSFGMVILEVICGKRSKRVMEDNSLVDYVWNLHAQNQILECVDQQLKNSFDVEEVKRSLMVGLACLHPDSLFRPKMRKIVHIFLNPNEPLMELPGTRPAGVYVSVSCTSFTDFVSRTELQLQSSTTSLNEISTY from the exons ATGTTTTGTTCTAAGCCCTTCAACACTATcatgttcatatttttatttctcttaaCCATGCTGATCAAAACTACAGCTACAACAAGCACTGTAATTAGTCCAACTACATTCTCCTTCATGTCTTTTAGCCCTGAAAGTTGCACCAATGGTGAATTACTTTGTATGGGATCAGCCACTTCAGAAAATGGTTATGTAAGTCTCACACCGGAGCCAGAGGCACAACAAAACAACGATTCAGGTTCGATGGTTGGAACATCTAACACAGACAACAAAGTAGGTAGGGTTTTGTATCCGCATCCGGTTCATGTTTGGCCAGCAATTATAACTACCACCTTCACTGTTAGGATCACTCCGTTCGTAAAAAACTCGACCAGCtctggtgatggaattgcaCTTGTATTTGCACAAGATAATAGGCCTTCACCAAATGGTAGCTATGGTTCTTATCTTGGCATGTTTGATAGGTCTACTCAAG GTGGGGTTTTTCAACAAATTGGTGTGGAGTTAGACACGTTCATGAACGAATTTGATCCAGATGGAAACCACATAGGCATAGTCACAACAAGCATCACAAATCCAGTTGCTTTTCAGAGTCTAAATGGCACTAATGTTGACCTCAAAAGTGGAAGAGATATTGTGGTTAAAGTTGACTATAATGGATGgactaaaatgatttttgtttcaaTAGGATACTCAAATAGCCAATTAAAGAGTGTTCTAAACCATTCAATTCACTTACCTGATATAATTCCAAGCTCAGTTTATGTTGGTTTCACAGCCTCAACGGGTAAAGCTTTTCCTCAAAGTCATCAAATCCTAAATTGGTTATTCACATCAGTGCCATTGCCTGTTCTTTCTCTTAAACACAGTAAAGTTGGAAAATACAAGATCATATTGGCAACTGTTTTATCAGTTCTTGTGTTTGTTAGTTTACTTTCTGTTTCTTGGGAAGCTtggaataaaagaaaagaaaagggtgATCGAAAAGAAGACATTGAAAGCTTATCGAGGACGGCTGCAGATGTGCCTAAGATGTTCGGCTACAAGGAACTGTCGAAAGCAACTTGTAAGTTCAGTAAAGAAAATCTTGTGGGAAGAGGTGGATTTGGAAGTGTTTATAAAGGCTTCATGTTGGAAAATGGAAAAACCATAGCAGTAAAGAAAATTTCAGCAACCTCTAAGCAAG GTGAACGAGAGTTCTTAGCCGAAATATGTACCATCGGTCGTCTTCGGCACAAAAACTTGGTGCAGCTCCAAGGTTGGTGCAATGAAGGCAAAAATCTTCTCTTAGTTTATGATTACATGCAAAATGGAAGCCTTGATCACTTCATAGGCAAGGACTTTCTAGATTGGCAAACAAGGCACAAGATATTAACAGGATTGGCATCAGCATTGCTCTACCTTCATGAAGAGTGTGGAAATCCTGTTGTTCATAGAGATGTTAAACCAAACAATGTAATGCTAGATTCTAATTACAATGCTCATTTAGGCGATTTCGGACTAGCAAGATTACTCAAAAATGAAGACTCTGTAACTACGGATTTAGCCGGGACACCGGGTTATTTAGCACCTGAAATAGGCTTCACAGGAAAAGCTACACCTGAATCAGATGTATATAGCTTTGGAATGGTTATACTTGAAGTCATTTGTGGTAAAAGGTCAAAAAGGGTAATGGAAGATAATAGCTTGGTAGATTATGTATGGAATTTACATGCTCAAAATCAAATTCTTGAGTGTGTTGATCAACAACTGAAAAATTCTTTTGATGTAGAAGAAGTTAAAAGGAGTTTGATGGTTGGATTGGCATGCTTGCATCCAGATTCATTATTCAGGccaaaaatgagaaaaattgtGCACATTTTTTTGAATCCAAATGAACCTTTGATGGAATTACCGGGAACTCGACCGGCTGGAGTTTATGTATCGGTTTCTTGTACTTCTTTCACAGACTTTGTGTCTAGAACTGAGTTACAGCTCCAATCGTCCACCACATCGTTGAACGAAATTTCTACTTATTAG
- the LOC11417928 gene encoding glycosyltransferase BC10 has translation MLSSPILVSLALLISLPLVLFLSQQLLPQFTFPFSPDADDLALFHRATTHTTTHLSTLTNPKPKIAFLFLTNTNLTFAPLWEKFFTGNNHLFNIYIHADPTTSVVSPGGVFHNRFISSKPTQRASPSLISAARRLLASALLDDPLNQYFALVSQHCVPLLSFRFVYNYLFKNQLMSLASFSDFNLLYPSFIEILSEDPNLYERYNARGENVMLPEVPFEDFRVGSQFFILNRKHAKVVVRDYKLWKKFRIPCVNLDSCYPEEHYFPTLLSMEDLNGCTGFTLTRVNWTGCWDGHPHLYTPEEVSPELIRQLRVSNSSYSYLFARKFSPECLAPLMDIADDVIFRD, from the coding sequence ATGTTGTCATCTCCAATTCTTGTCTCTCTAGCTCTCCTCATCTCTCTCCCACTCGTCCTCTTCCTCTCCCAACAACTCCTCCCACAATTCACCTTCCCTTTCTCCCCCGACGCCGACGACCTCGCTCTCTTCCACCGTGCCACAACCCACACCACCACCCACTTATCCACCCtcacaaaccctaaacctaaaatcGCTTTCCTCTTCCTCACCAACACCAACCTCACCTTTGCTCCTTTATGGGAAAAATTCTTCACCGGAAACAACCATCTCTTCAATATATACATCCATGCAGACCCCACCACCTCCGTCGTCTCCCCTGGCGGTGTCTTCCATAACCGTTTCATCTCTTCCAAACCAACCCAACGTGCCTCACCATCACTCATCTCCGCTGCCAGACGTCTTCTAGCTTCTGCGCTCTTAGATGATCCGCTTAACCAATACTTTGCCCTAGTTTCTCAACACTGTGTTCCGCTCTTGTCGTTTCGATTCGTTTATAActacctttttaaaaatcagttAATGTCGTTAGCGAGTTTCTCTGACTTTAACTTGCTTTACCCTAGCTTTATTGAGATTCTCTCTGAGGATCCGAATCTCTACGAGCGTTATAACGCTCGTGGAGAGAATGTTATGTTGCCGGAGGTTCCATTTGAGGATTTTCGGGTTGGTTCGCAGTTTTTTATCTTGAATAGGAAGCATGCAAAGGTTGTGGTGAGAGATTATAAGCTATGGAAGAAGTTTCGGATTCCTTGTGTAAATTTGGATTCTTGTTATCCAGAAGAGCATTATTTTCCCACTCTTTTGTCTATGGAGGATCTGAATGGGTGTACTGGTTTTACACTGACGAGAGTTAATTGGACTGGTTGTTGGGATGGACATCCTCATCTTTATACTCCGGAGGAGGTTTCCCCGGAGCTAATTCGACAGCTGAGGGTGTCGAATTCGAGTTATTCATATCTATTTGCGAGGAAATTCTCGCCGGAGTGTCTTGCTCCGCTGATGGATATAGCCGATGATGTCATTTTCCGGGATTGA
- the LOC11417235 gene encoding glycosyltransferase BC10, with the protein MAKLTPKALNKKPLNPLLSTPIFVYLALILSLLLILFLSQQHLSQFSFPFSSPDANDLTLFRRATTHTTTHIFTLIKPKPKIAFLFLTNSNLTFAPLWEKFFVGNNHLFNIYVHADPTTYVASPGGVFQNRFIPSKPTKRYSPSLIAAARRLLASALLDDPLNQYFALISQRCIPLFSFQFIYNYLFKNQLKSFANSSEFNLLYPSYIEILSEAENLNIRYNARGENVMMPEVPFEDFRVGSQFFILNRKHTKVVLRDQKLWNKFQIPCTNKYYCYPEEHYFSTLLSMEDLKGCTGFTLTRVNWTGAVYGHPHLYTPAEVSPELFRQLRVSNWSYSYLFARKFSPECLAPLMNIADDVIFRD; encoded by the coding sequence ATGGCAAAATTAACCCCAAAAGCCCTCAATAAAAAACCACTAAATCCATTGTTGTCAACACCAATTTTTGTCTATCTAGCTCTCATCCTCTCTCTCCTACTTATCCTCTTTCTCTCCCAACAACACCTCTCTCAATTCTCCTTCCCTTTCTCCTCCCCCGACGCCAACGACCTCACCCTCTTCCGCCGCGCCACCACCCACACCACCACCCACATTTTCACCCTCATAAAACCCAAACCCAAAATCGCTTTCCTCTTCCTCACCAACTCTAACCTCACCTTCGCTCCTTTATGGGAAAAATTCTTCGTTGGAAACAACCACCTCTTCAACATCTACGTCCATGCAGATCCCACCACCTATGTCGCCTCCCCCGGCGGTGTCTTCCAAAACCGTTTCATCCCTTCCAAACCCACCAAACGTTACTCTCCATCACTCATCGCTGCTGCCCGCCGTCTCCTAGCATCTGCCCTCTTAGATGACCCACTGAACCAATACTTTGCACTTATCTCCCAACGTTGTATTCCACTCTTCTCATTTCAATTCATTTATAActacctttttaaaaatcaactaaaatcaTTTGCAAATTCGTCTGAATTTAACCTACTGTACCCTAGCTATATTGAGATTCTCTCAGAGGCAGAAAATCTCAATATACGGTATAATGCTCGTGGAGAGAATGTAATGATGCCGGAGGTTCCATTTGAGGATTTTCGGGTTGGttcacaattttttatcttGAACCGGAAACATACAAAGGTTGTGTTGAGAGATCAAAAGCTATGGAACAAGTTTCAGATTCCATGTACAAATAAGTATTATTGTTATCCAGAGGAGCATTATTTTTCGACTCTTCTATCAATGGAGGATTTGAAGGGGTGTACTGGTTTTACACTGACTAGAGTTAATTGGACCGGTGCTGTCTATGGTCATCCACATCTTTATACTCCAGCAGAGGTGTCGCCGGAGCTTTTTCGTCAGCTGAGGGTCTCCAATTGGAGTTATTCATATCTATTCGCTAGGAAATTCTCGCCGGAATGTCTTGCTCCGTTGATGAATATTGCCGATGATGTCATTTTTCGGGATTGA